The DNA segment aacatatatgtatatgtatatatacacatatataacataaaatatatatatacatatatacatatatacatatgttaaaaatgttttatatatatacatatatacatttgtgtgtatacatattttatatatatatatatgtgtgtgtatatatattatatatacatatatacatatatatgtgtgtatatatatatataatatatatatataatatatatatctgCTTTTACATAgaagtttccaaaaaaaaaatttgtcaaaCAGTTCATAGTGTCACCTCTCGAGGTGGAATTAGAGTATGTGATTCTGTGAAATACATATTTAGTCTTTGTCCCCATTTCTCCTAAAGCCCTTGGAACAGTCAAAGCAATAGTGTCTTTTCGCATACTTCAATGAGGTGGCTGATGGTGGGCAGCCCCAAGGTGGCTTTGGCAGAAAgaccaagaaaaattagagggtTGGGATTTTTAGCTCCACCCCCCAACctccaggaagggaagagaaactGAATGTTAACTGATGACCGGTGCCCAGCGATTTAACCAGTCGTGCTTATGCAAAGAAGTTTCCATAAGAACCCAAAGGGCAGGGTTGGAGGAGCTTCTGGACAGCTGAACACATGGAGGTTCCGGGAGGCGGCAGGCCAGGACGGCACGCAGCTCCTGGCCCCTTCCCCTTGCCTCATCCTCTTCATCTGCAGCCTTTGTAATGTCCTTTGTAATAAACCAGTAAATGCTTCCCTGGATTCTGTGAGTCACTTGAGCATATTGACCAATTAATGGAACCCAAGGGGAcagtcagaagcacaggtaaAGCCACCTGAGGTTTGCCACTGAcacctgaagtgtgtgtgtgcatgtgtgggggtgtcctggggactgaaccctcaACCCATGGGATCTGACACCAGGCCAGATAGGCAGTGTGAGGACAGGACGGAACCAGAGGACACCACCTTGGGGTGTGGGGGAAGCGCACCTGGTTTCCAGAGTGCCTTGGAAGAGCACAGCAGGAGCCTGAGTCTTGTTCTTTCCCCTCTGAAAGGGAGAACGTCACTTCTGAAGTTGTTTTTCAGTGTTTGATTATTTTCCAGTACACATGTATTGATTTTAGTCATAAAAACAAGAAAGCTAAACATAAACATGTCCGCACCCAGACCTGTCATGCATTAAGCCATTAGACGGTGGCCTAGAAGCTGAGGATTATGCTCCTTGACCTCAGCTCAGGGCTCTATCTTTGCCATGGAATGAAGTGGCTCAGAATTGAGACTGGGGAACATATTTTAATGCAGTCACAGGAGGTAAAACATCATCTACATTTTTGATGTTGGTTCAGAGCCAAATCATTTACTTTTACTGACAGATGTTAAgaatcgatttttttttttttcgtaccaggtattgaacctggggggcacttaacctctgagccacatccccagtcattttttattttttattttgagacagggtctcactaagttgcttagcactttgcttttgctgaggctggatgtgaacttgccatcctcctgcctcagcctcccgagctggctgggattacaggcgtgcaccaacATGCTTGGCAAGaattgctgtttgtttgttttttaattttttaaagtctttaaatttgcttttttaaaaaatcttcaagctGTTTTTAATCAGCCATTCTAATTCAGATATATTGCAAGTGGGTGCAAGAAATCTGAAGAGGCTTTAAATGCTCCAGAGAGGAGATGATTCTCAGCACTAAACACTGCAGgtaagatgaattttaaaagtatcatttcTCACTTGAAAAGAACTTGAGTGACTTACGGTCCAGACCAGTTGCACAGGATAAGtattcttcaaaaatttatttatagaaacaGATGTGTTCAAATGCAACATTGGACAAATCAAGAAGGGGCTGGAATTCCACCAAACCACTGGAGAATCTCACTTGGACTTTACATTTCTTTGAAGAGAACTAGCACCATTAATTCAAAATCACAGATTTAATAGTAATTGCTCCTAATATATAAAATACCTTAAAAGATTATTTAATTATCTAGTAACAAAGTTCTAAAAACGTATTTAAAAATCAATCGGAATTTGCCATTTGAAATTGACGAAAATGGTTTAAAAATCGATCCAGTTCTAGGGCTTGTCAAAAGGAACGAGCCGTCAttagtcattttggaaaaaaaagtctgaattCAGCTTCTGGCCTTCTTCCAACCACCAAGGTACAGCAAATTGAATATTACTATAGGAATAAGAGCATGTCTAAAACGggacttagaaaatattttcccagactataaaaatactaaatggaataCAAAAATTTCAGCATACACAGCAAATAGACTACAGCAGACAGATATTTCAAACATACTTAAAACTATCTTGTACCACAATCATCATGAACATCAAGTATGGTTCTAGCCATTTCTCTATGATTTGTTCGGATTCGATGCTTTCTCCCCCCTCATGTTTTGTTAGTGTCGGACCAGATTCTGTGTTTCTAGTAGAAGTTACAGGAGGAACCATTGAATAATTCTTGGTATTCAATTGGTTCTCAAAGTGCTGAGAGTGCAATTATAGTAGAGCCTGTTTTTTAAACCAGGGGTCAGCACAGTGTACCCTGTGAGCCACCGTGGGCCACCGCCTGTTTTGTGTGGCCCGTGCACAGAACTCCGCTCACTTCTTTATGGGTTGTCTGTGGTTGCTTTTACGTGGCTAGGGAAGAGCTGAGAGGCTGTGACAGAGATGGAGTGTGGCCTTTTGTTCTGCACAGTGTATTATATTTACTCTCTGGCCCTTTATGGAAAAACATCTGCCAACCCCTGTTTTAGACAAATCTCTTCTGGAAATTTTTCACTCAATGAGGGCGAGGTAAAAGTGTCCGAGATTAAGAAAATTTTGGCTAAGGTTTGCTGGTTCTATGGCAGGCCAAAAGAATACAAACTTTGATTGGCAACTTTGGATAGTGGGTATTCATCTGGCCTTCTCAGCGGTCTGGCTATGATCAAGTACCTTCTGTTTTCTTGTGTACTGGCCATCCTGTACCAAGTAACTCACATACCAGATTATGACAGTGTGCTTCGTGTTCAGTCCGAACCACCTCTGTGGCTCCCAAACGCaatttttcacctttaaaaatcAATACTCTCGTACCTTTAGCAACAGACAGAAGCAGAAGCCAACCCTGCCCAGCCCTCTGTTTCAGTAGAGGTACTACCGTGTTGTACCGGGTACCCTTAGACTCCTTCCCTGTGACAGGCATCATAATAATTAGTACTACTGCTGTCCAGGGCCACAAACATGTCCCTTTTGACAAAGCGCACCAAGTTCTCAAGAGGACACATGGGCTTGGAAGAACGCTTGTGGTGATCCTGGCAGAAGGAGGTATGGAATGTGACGTCGACCCCATTGTAAAGAATCCGGACCGCATGCTCACTGGGCTTGTCTCTGTCTTGCCAGAGCTCAAAGATCAGCCTGGCTGCAAACCTCGGGAACCTGGCTTCCGAAAGGCCCAAGGCACTGAGAACTGGTGAGAGAGTGACGTCGTGGGCAGAGTAGAGGGCAAAGAGCTCGTCCTTCCTGCCCTCGGCAGCGCGCTGCATCCGGTCGATGGTTTGATTCAGGATGGGGTGGGCTCCCAGCAGCGAATACCCAAGGTACAGCCTCTTCTCGCGCCTCTCTTTCTCGTCCTCTATCTGGTGCATCTTGATCACCTTGAAGTGCTCCATGTCGAAGCAGCCGCTTCTGGTGCAGGGGAAGCTGACGTTGTGGCAGAAGTGACAAAGCATGGAGTCTATGGGGTTGGAGGCCCGGAGCTGCTTGGTGGGGATGTCCACGATCCTGGCCATCTCCCCGTAGGTCTGCTCCAGCTGGCTGTTCTTCAGCCGCAGGAGGTACTGGCGACGCTGCTCCTTTTCCAGATACTGGTTTCTCACAGGGCAATAGCAGTTCCCAGAACAGAAGAGCACACTCGGCTGGTGcctgaaataaatcttcttccaGTCAAAGTCTGGGAGAAAGCCGTAGAGCAGGGCCAGCCCACTCTGGAGGGTGCGGCTCCTCCCGGTGGTCTCCAGGTAGAGCTGGTCCGCGGACCAGTCGCTCGGCAGGAGTTTGTGTTTCTTCAGGTAGATGTCCCTCAGCAGCTGGCCATTTTGCAAATGCTGCACGATTCCTGAAACACAGGGTGACATGGGCCTCCCTTACCACCAGCTTAGCCAAGGGGACGGTAAGGGGAAGTCTGGAACATTTCAGACCCAGGAAGATAACAGAATGGAGCCCGAAGCCCTACAGGAAGGAAACGGCAAGGATGGGCTCACATCAGCCTGTGACGGGGGTCCCCTAGGGGATGAACACAAGGaccttctgcctccctccctcgctcCTGCTGGGCTGGCCTCTTTCCTGAGAGAAGCACTGTGACTGGCCGGCTGTAGAGGGCACGAATCGCCCAGCCCGGGGTCATCTAGGCTGAGACTGGCATGGCCCCAAGGAcagctttctccttcctgcctggggACACAACAGTTCTGTGTGTGGGGACGGCTCCCCAGAATCTGTCAGGTGGAGATGACTGCCAGTTGTCCCTCACTGCAGGGACAATTCCCTCCTTCACTATTTCCCCTAGAATGCCCAACCAAAGGCTCTCTGCTAACCTGTGGAGGCCATTCTGCCCAGATCTGCTCGTCAACAAGGACGTGCTCTGTATGATTTTGCAGGATCTTTTAGATACCTAGTAGAATATTtctaaaaagcaaagcaaagcacgGTATGTTTATTGtgctccttaaaaaaaaaaaaaagatggaaagctAGAATGTGTATTCCCAGAGGCTGCATTTTACATACAGGGACTTTGCCAGGATGTATAAGAAATGAACACCGATGGTTTCCCGGGAACGATGGGGGAGCAGAAATGAAGGTGGATGGAACATGGGTAGAAGCAAGGACTTTAAATGACAGTTGAGTGTCCTTTTGGTTTTGCACTGCCACGGCACAATAAGtgaacttcaaagaaaaatggaaaaggtttGTATTCAAGCGGGAGAAGGCAACCCAAGACAGAAGCAAGCTCCAGGCTGCAGGACGTGAGGGGATGTGATCTGAATAATGGCTGTAAATCCTCTGAGGGCATGAACCACGCACAGGCCCCGTGACCAGTGACGTCACTTATTTAGCCGCCCAGTGGTTTGGACAGACCCAGGCCATGACCAGGCAACTTAGGCTGGAAAGCGTGAGACGGAGGGAAGAGCGTTGGCCCGGATGGGGATTAGCTCAGCCACAAGCACAAACGGTGTCTGGGTCCCCCTGTGAATGAAGAGCATTGAGAGCAGATTTCCCCCAGGACCCGGGCTGGGCAGCTGCAAAATGCTTTGCAGACAGAGGTAAACCATGAATGGTGAATATGGAAAATCTGGATGTAGTATATCATATTATATTAGTCTAGCTATATTCAAGGTGGGAGTACTTATTGCGTGCTGGGCCTTTCTCATTTAAATCCCACAAAAGCCCAATGAAGAAGGCGTATTACCATCATTACTCCCGTTTTCCTTACTtgacagatgagcaaactgaagTCCTGAGCCACTCACAGTTAAGAAGTGGTACAGCCAAAAGCCAAGGCCCCGTCTGGTCCCAATTTTGTGCTCTTAGCCCTTGCTCGGTGCATTCCCTTATGTTTTCGCGCAGAAACATGAAGTTCTAGCCATTTAGGGCTCCTTATCCTCTCCACACGCAAGCTTCTCTGCCTAGAGAGGCCCTCAGCCAGCAccttcttcctctcccaggtCCAATTAATATTTCCTTCCTATTCCCTTGTGCTGTGGGACCTCCGTGACATTAGCTGCACTAGAGAAGAGACTGCCACAGCCGAGGACCCTGAAAAGCACTAGATACACATACCAGCTAATGTAATTTACCACCAGACCTGCTAGGAAGAGACCAGGAGGCCCATTTTAGAGGTCTGTCTGATCTCAAGACCTGTGTTGATTGGCTAAGACCTTCAGCTTCCAGTATTCTAGTTCTTTCCATGTGTGTTGTTCTGCTAGAGCTGATAGGGGACAGCCAGACATGAGTGGTGGGGACacgaggttaagggaataattctataaactgggccTACGGTGCTAACACCCACATGCTCTCTTTTCCAAGGAGTAATTTagctgcagccctgcctggctgcaGTGGACAGGATgcgtcacattcctcagcaaattaccCGTTCACTAcgggagaaatgcaggcctgagATAATGTTGATaaaaggaacccaagttaccctgaagggggagacttCTGTGACacttacacagaccagatcctggaaTTCAGGGAGATAAGGGTCATTCCTCCTAACCAGAAAATCTGTTAAGagtttatggttaagaatccaattagagtCGGTCAGTATGGCCAAAGTGGCCTAGAGTTGTCATACCAGTGGGACTTCAAAGTCTGAGGTCATCATGCCGTCAGTCAAGAGTCAAgtggtggacctgggtgggactctctggaaacttttcTGGGaccccccaataaaactggagtacaGGAGAGGCccattgtccctctcctctctgagaggacccactctctccttgAGGatgtccctttcccctttcccatcccttccaATAAattcattcctgttactctgagcggCATGTCTGAACTCcttctgacttgattgcaagaatcagggtttgaagggggacctctgtgctgcctcagtttcccagaaggccctAGCCGTGTAACACAGCCCCAGGGCCCCCTTGGGACGGGCACAGAGAGGGCCCTGCTCATCCAGGCTTTCCACACTCAGCCACCGCCAGGGCCTCTTGAGCAGAGCAGGCGTGGGTGAGCCATTCCATGTAGTCACCGTGGGGTGCCACAAGTG comes from the Sciurus carolinensis chromosome 9, mSciCar1.2, whole genome shotgun sequence genome and includes:
- the Pxylp1 gene encoding 2-phosphoxylose phosphatase 1 isoform X3, with translation MPDPVTEPPVTDPVYEALLYCNIPSVAERSMEGHAPHHFKLVSVQVLIRHGDRYPLYAIPKTKRPEIDCTLVANRKPYHPKLEGFVSHMSKGSGSSFESPLNSMPLYPNHALCEMGELTQTGIVQHLQNGQLLRDIYLKKHKLLPSDWSADQLYLETTGRSRTLQSGLALLYGFLPDFDWKKIYFRHQPSVLFCSGNCYCPVRNQYLEKEQRRQYLLRLKNSQLEQTYGEMARIVDIPTKQLRASNPIDSMLCHFCHNVSFPCTRSGCFDMEHFKVIKMHQIEDEKERREKRLYLGYSLLGAHPILNQTIDRMQRAAEGRKDELFALYSAHDVTLSPVLSALGLSEARFPRFAARLIFELWQDRDKPSEHAVRILYNGVDVTFHTSFCQDHHKRSSKPMCPLENLVRFVKRDMFVALDSSSTNYYDACHREGV
- the Pxylp1 gene encoding 2-phosphoxylose phosphatase 1 isoform X1; translated protein: MLFRSRFLLLLALAALLAFLSLSLQFFHLIPVSAARNGASSKSRKRIMPDPVTEPPVTDPVYEALLYCNIPSVAERSMEGHAPHHFKLVSVQVLIRHGDRYPLYAIPKTKRPEIDCTLVANRKPYHPKLEGFVSHMSKGSGSSFESPLNSMPLYPNHALCEMGELTQTGIVQHLQNGQLLRDIYLKKHKLLPSDWSADQLYLETTGRSRTLQSGLALLYGFLPDFDWKKIYFRHQPSVLFCSGNCYCPVRNQYLEKEQRRQYLLRLKNSQLEQTYGEMARIVDIPTKQLRASNPIDSMLCHFCHNVSFPCTRSGCFDMEHFKVIKMHQIEDEKERREKRLYLGYSLLGAHPILNQTIDRMQRAAEGRKDELFALYSAHDVTLSPVLSALGLSEARFPRFAARLIFELWQDRDKPSEHAVRILYNGVDVTFHTSFCQDHHKRSSKPMCPLENLVRFVKRDMFVALDSSSTNYYDACHREGV
- the Pxylp1 gene encoding 2-phosphoxylose phosphatase 1 isoform X2, coding for MDILASLLLLVHLIPVSAARNGASSKSRKRIMPDPVTEPPVTDPVYEALLYCNIPSVAERSMEGHAPHHFKLVSVQVLIRHGDRYPLYAIPKTKRPEIDCTLVANRKPYHPKLEGFVSHMSKGSGSSFESPLNSMPLYPNHALCEMGELTQTGIVQHLQNGQLLRDIYLKKHKLLPSDWSADQLYLETTGRSRTLQSGLALLYGFLPDFDWKKIYFRHQPSVLFCSGNCYCPVRNQYLEKEQRRQYLLRLKNSQLEQTYGEMARIVDIPTKQLRASNPIDSMLCHFCHNVSFPCTRSGCFDMEHFKVIKMHQIEDEKERREKRLYLGYSLLGAHPILNQTIDRMQRAAEGRKDELFALYSAHDVTLSPVLSALGLSEARFPRFAARLIFELWQDRDKPSEHAVRILYNGVDVTFHTSFCQDHHKRSSKPMCPLENLVRFVKRDMFVALDSSSTNYYDACHREGV